Proteins from one Desmodus rotundus isolate HL8 chromosome 9, HLdesRot8A.1, whole genome shotgun sequence genomic window:
- the DHX8 gene encoding ATP-dependent RNA helicase DHX8, with protein sequence MAVAVALAGAVTGTEIGPAEELAKLEYLSLVSKVCTELDNHLGINDKDLAEFVISLAEKNTTFDTFKASLVKNGAEFTDSLISNLLRLIQTMRPPAKPSTSKDLVVKPKTEKEKLKELFPVLCQPDNPSVRTMLDEDDVKVAVNVLEALEALMPSAAGPEKPRDAEHRDKTKRKKRSRSRDRERDRERERERDRDRERDRDRDHKRRHRSRSRSRSRMRDRNKGKSRYRSRSRSQSPLKDRKDRDKYGERNLDRWRDKHVDRPPPEEPAIGDIYNGKVTSIMQFGCFVQLEGLRKRWEGLVHISELRREGRVANVADVVSKGQRVKVKVLSFTGTKTSLSMKDVDQETGEDLNPNRRRNLVGEANEETSMRNPDRPTHLSLVSAPEVEDDSLERKRLTRISDPEKWEIKQMIAANVLSKEEFPDFDEETGILPKVDDEEDEDLEIELVEEEPPFLRGHTKQSMDMSPIKIVKNPDGSLSQAAMMQSALAKERRELKQAQREAEMDSIPMGLNKHWVDPLPDAEGRQIAANMRGIGMMPNDIPEWKKHAFGGNKASYGKKTQMSIIEQRESLPIYKLKEQLVQAVHDNQILIVIGETGSGKTTQITQYLAEAGYTSRGKIGCTQPRRVAAMSVAKRVSEEFGCCLGQEVGYTIRFEDCTSPETVIKYMTDGMLLRECLIDPDLTQYAIIMLDEAHERTIHTDVLFGLLKKTVQKRQDMKLIVTSATLDAVKFSQYFYEAPIFTIPGRTYPVEILYTKEPETDYLDASLITVMQIHLTEPPGDILVFLTGQEEIDTACEILYERMKSLGPDVPELIILPVYSALPSEMQTRIFDPAPPGSRKVVIATNIAETSLTIDGIYYVVDPGFVKQKVYNSKTGIDQLVVTPISQAQAKQRAGRAGRTGPGKCYRLYTERAYRDEMLTTNVPEIQRTNLASTVLSLKAMGINDLLSFDFMDAPPMETLITAMEQLYTLGALDDEGLLTRLGRRMAEFPLEPMLCKMLIMSVHLGCSEEMLTIVSMLSVQNVFYRPKDKQALADQKKAKFHQTEGDHLTLLAVYNSWKNNKFSNPWCYENFIQARSLRRAQDIRKQMLGIMDRHKLDVVSCGKSTVRVQKAICSGFFRNAAKKDPQEGYRTLIDQQVVYIHPSSALFNRQPEWVVYHELVLTTKEYMREVTTIDPRWLVEFAPAFFKVSDPTKLSKQKKQQRLEPLYNRYEEPNAWRISRAFRRR encoded by the exons CTGAATTTGTGATCAGTCTTGCTGAGAAAAACACCACCTTTGATACTTTTAAGGCTTCCCTCGTCAAAAATGGTGCAGAATTCACG GATTCTCTCATTAGTAACTTGCTGCGTCTCATACAAACCATGCGGCCCCCAGCAAAGCCTTCCACTAGCAAAG ATCTGGTGGTTAAAcccaaaactgaaaaagaaaagttgaagGAACTCTTCCCCGTCCTTTGCCAACCAGACAACCCCTCCGTTCGG ACCATGCTGGATGAGGATGACGTGAAAGTCGCTGTGAACGTCCTGGAAGCTCTGGAGGCTCTGATGCCCAGTGCGGCCGGCCCGGAGAAGCCGAGGGATGCCGAGCACCG AGATaagacaaagaggaagaagcGGAGCCGGAGCCGAGACCGAGAGCGAGACCGAGAGCGTGAACGAGAGCGTGACCGTGATAGAGAACGAGACCGTGATAGAGACCACAAGCGGCGACACCGGTCCCGCTCTCGATCACGTTCCAGGATGCGGGACAGGAATAAAGGGAAGTCTAGGTATCGGTCTAGGAGCAGAAGTCAGAGTCCCCTCAAAGACCGGAAGGACCGAGACAAGTATGGAGAGAGGAATCTGGACAGATGGCGGGATAAGCATGTGGACCGCCCTCCCCCAGAGGAGCCCGCCATTGGGGACATTTACAATGGCAAAGTTACCAGCATCATGCAGTTTGGATGCTTTGTGCAGCTGGAGGGTCTAAG GAAGCGCTGGGAAGGCCTGGTGCACATCTCTGAGCTCCGGCGGGAGGGCCGTGTGGCCAATGTGGCCGATGTGGTGAGCAAAGGCCAGCGAGTCAAGGTCAAAGTGTTGTCCTTCACTGGGACCAAGACCAGTCTGAGCATGAAG GATGTGGATCAAGAGACCGGAGAAGATCTAAACCCGAATCGACGACGAAATCTTGTTGGGGAGGCCAATGAGGAGACCTCAATGAGGAATCCGGACAGACCCACTCATCTCTCCCTTGTCAGCGCCCCTGAAGTAGAGGACGACTCACTGGAGCGCAAGCGCCTTACCCGCATCTCTGACCCAGAGAAGTGGGAGATCAAACAG ATGATTGCTGCCAATGTTCTTTCCAAAGAAGAGTTTCCAGACTTTGACGAGGAGACCGGCATTCTTCCTAAGGTGGATGACGAAGAAG ATGAGGACCTTGAGATCGAACTGGTGGAGGAAGAGCCTCCGTTCCTGAGAGGGCACACCAAACAAAGCATGGACATGAGCCCCATTAAAATCGTTAAG AACCCAGATGGCTCGCTCTCCCAAGCAGCCATGATGCAGAGCGCCCTGGCCAAAGAAAGACGGGAGCTCAAGCAGGCCCAGCGGGAAGCCGAGATGGATTCTATTCCCATGGGACTCAACAAACACTGGGTTGATCCTCTGCCTGATG CGGAAGGCAGGCAGATAGCGGCCAACATGAGGGgtattgggatgatgcccaaTGACATTCCCGAGTGGAAGAAGCATGCCTTTGGGGGCAATAAAGCTTCTTATGGGAAAAAGACCCAGATGTCAATCATTGAGCAGAGAGAAAGCCTGCCCATCTACAAACTGAAGGAGCAGTTGGTCCAG GCCGTCCACGACAATCAGATCCTGATCGTCATCGGAGAGACGGGGTCTGGGAAGACCACGCAGATCACCCAGTACCTGGCGGAGGCGGGCTACACTTCCAGGGGCAAGATTGGGTGTACCCAGCCCAGAAGAGTGGCAGCCATGTCGGTGGCCAAAAGAGTGTCAGAGGAGTTTGGTTGTTGCTTAGGCCAAGAG GTGGGCTACACCATTCGGTTTGAGGACTGTACCAGCCCTGAGACCGTCATCAAGTACATGACGGATGGCATGCTGCTGCGAGAGTGCCTGATCGACCCCGACCTCACGCAGTACGCAATCATCATGTTGGATGAGGCGCACGAGAGGACGATCCACACCGACGTGCTCTTTGGGTTGCTGAAGAAG ACAGTTCAGAAACGGCAGGACATGAAGCTGATCGTCACCTCAGCCACCTTGGATGCAGTGAAGTTTTCTCAGTACTTCTATGAAGCTCCCATCTTCACCATCCCTGGTCGAACATATCCAGTGGAAATACTGTACACGAAGGAGCCTGAGACGGATTATCTGGACGCCAGCTTGATCACGGTCATGCAGATCCATTTAACAGAGCCACCAG GTGACATCCTCGTCTTCCTGACTGGTCAGGAAGAGATCGACACTGCCTGCGAGATCCTGTATGAAAGAATGAAATCCCTGGGACCTGACGTTCCCGAGCTGATTATCCTCCCGGTGTATTCTGCTCTTCCCAGCGAGATGCAGACCCGAATCTTTGACCCAGCTCCACCCGGCAGCAGAAAG GTTGTGATTGCCACCAACATTGCAGAGACATCGCTGACTATCGATGGCATCTACTATGTGGTGGACCCTGGATTTGTGAAGCAGAAAGTTTACAATTCCAAGACAGGAATCGACCAGCTCGTGGTGACTCCCATTTCTCAG GCTCAGGCAAAGCAGcgggctggcagagctgggagaacaGGCCCCGGGAAGTGTTACAGGCTGTACACAGAACGTGCCTACCGAGATGAAATGCTGACCACCAACGTGCCGGAAATCCAGAGAACCAACTTAGCAAGCACAGTGCTCTCGCTCAAG GCCATGGGCATCAATGACCTGCTGTCCTTTGACTTCATGGACGCCCCACCAATGGAAACCTTGATCACGGCCATGGAGCAGCTGTACACGCTGGGGGCACTGGATGATGAGGGCCTGCTTACTCGCCTGGGCCGCAGG ATGGCAGAATTCCCCCTGGAACCAATGCTGTGCAAAATGCTGATCATGTCTGTGCATCTGGGCTGCAGTGAGGAAATGCTGACCATCGTGTCCATGCTGTCTGTACAGAACGTCTTCTACAGGCCCAAG GATAAACAAGCCCTGGCTGATCAGAAGAAGGCCAAATTCCACCAGACGGAAGGAGACCACCTCACCCTGCTGGCCGTGTACAACTCTTGGAAGAACAACAAGTTCTCCAACCCATGGTGCTACGAGAACTTCATCCAGGCGCGTTCTCTGCGCCGGGCCCAGGACATCCGCAAGCAGATGTTAGGCATAATGGACAG ACACAAGCTGGATGTGGTTTCCTGCGGCAAGTCCACAGTCCGAGTGCAGAAGGCCATCTGCAGTGGGTTCTTCCGGAACGCTGCCAAGAAGGACCCGCAGGAGGGTTACCGGACCCTGATCGACCAGCAGGTGGTGTACATCCATCCTTCCAGTGCTCTCTTCAACCGACAGCCGGAATG GGTGGTGTACCATGAGCTGGTGCTGACCACGAAGGAGTACATGCGTGAGGTCACCACCATCGACCCCCGGTGGCTCGTGGAGTTTGCTCCTGCCTTCTTCAAGGTCTCCGACCCGACTAAGCTAAGCAAGCAGAAGAAGCAGCAGCGTCTTGAACCCTTGTACAATCGCTATGAGGAGCCCAACGCCTGGAGAATATCCCGGGCTTTCCGGCGGCGCTGA
- the ETV4 gene encoding ETS translocation variant 4 isoform X5 has translation MQLPGPCPPAPSQHHPSLLSCLFPPAQVPDSDEQFVPDFHSENSFHSPTTRIKKEPQSPRTDPALSCSRKPPLPYHHGEQCLYSSAYDPPRQIAIKSPAPGAPGQSPLQPFPRAEQRTFLRSSGTSQPHPGHGYLGEQSSVFQQPVDICHSFTSSQGGGREPLPAPYQHQLSEPCPPYPQQSFKQEYLDPLYEQLAMGQGGVNGHRYPGAGVVIKQEQTDFAYDSDVPGCASMYIHPEGFPGPSPGDGTVGYGYEKPVRPFPDDVCVVPEKFEGDIKQEGVGAFREGPPYQRRGALQLWQFLVALLDDPTNAHFIAWTGRGMEFKLIEPEEVARLWGIQKNRPAMNYDKLSRSLRYYYEKGIMQKVAGERYVYKFVCEPEALFSLAFPDNQRPALKAEFDRPVSEEDTVPLSHLDESPAYLPELAGPAQPFGPKGGYSY, from the exons CTCAGGTACCAGACAGTGATGAACAGTTTGTTCCTGATTTCCACTCAGAAAACT CTTTTCACAGCCCCACCACCAGGATCAAGAAGGAGCCCCAGAGTCCCCGCACAGACCCGGCCCTGTCCTGCAGCAGGAAGCCGCCACTCCCCTACCACCATGGCGAGCAGTGCCTTTATTCCAG TGCCTATGACCCTCCTAGACAAATCGCCATCAAGTCCCCTGCCCCTGGTGCCCCTGGACAGTCGCCCCTGCAGCCCTTTCCCCGGGCAGAACAACGGACTTTTCTGAGATCCTCTGgcacctcccagccccaccctggccatGGGTACCTTGGGGAGCAGAG CTCCGTCTTCCAGCAGCCCGTGGATATTTGCCACTCCTTCACATCCTCTCAGGGAGGGGGCCGGgaacccctccccgccccctacCAACACCAGCTGTCAGAGCCCTGCCCACCCTACCCCCAGCAGAGCTTCAAGCAGGAATACCTTGACCCCCTGTACGAACAGCTGGCCATGGGCCAGGGTGGGGTCAATGGGCACAGGTAcccaggggcgggggtggtgaTCAAACAAGAGCAGACGGACTTCGCCTACGACTCGG ATGTCCCTGGGTGTGCATCAATGTACATCCACCCAGAGGGTTTTCCTGGGCCCTCTCCAGGCGACGGGACCGTGG GCTATGGCTATGAGAAACCTGTGCGACCATTCCCAGATGATGTCTGTGTCGTCCCTGAGAAATTTGAAG GAGACATCAAGCAGGAAGGGGTTGGAGCATTCCGAGAGGGACCGCCCTACCAGCGCCGGGGTGCCTTGCAGCTGTGGCAGTTCCTGGTGGCCCTGCTAGATGACCCAACAAATGCTCACTTCATTGCCTGGACAGGCCGGGGGATGGAGTTCAAACTAATCGAGCCTGAGGAG GTTGCCAGGCTCTGGGGCATCCAGAAGAACCGGCCAGCCATGAATTACGACAAACTGAGCCGCTCGCTCCGGTACTATTATGAGAAAGGCATCATGCAGAAG gtggCTGGCGAGCGTTACGTGTACAAGTTTGTGTGCGAGCCTGAGGCCCTCTTCTCTCTGGCCTTCCCGGACAATCAGCGTCCAGCCCTCAAGGCCGAGTTTGACAGGCCAGTCAGTGAGGAGGACACAGTTCCTTTGTCCCACTTGGACGAGAGCCCCGCCTACCTCCCAGAGCtggctggccctgcccagccctttGGCCCCAAGGGTGGCTACTCCTACTAG
- the ETV4 gene encoding ETS translocation variant 4 isoform X4: MQLPGPCPPAPSQHHPSLLSCLFPPAQVPDSDEQFVPDFHSENLAFHSPTTRIKKEPQSPRTDPALSCSRKPPLPYHHGEQCLYSSAYDPPRQIAIKSPAPGAPGQSPLQPFPRAEQRTFLRSSGTSQPHPGHGYLGEQSSVFQQPVDICHSFTSSQGGGREPLPAPYQHQLSEPCPPYPQQSFKQEYLDPLYEQLAMGQGGVNGHRYPGAGVVIKQEQTDFAYDSDVPGCASMYIHPEGFPGPSPGDGTVGYGYEKPVRPFPDDVCVVPEKFEGDIKQEGVGAFREGPPYQRRGALQLWQFLVALLDDPTNAHFIAWTGRGMEFKLIEPEEVARLWGIQKNRPAMNYDKLSRSLRYYYEKGIMQKVAGERYVYKFVCEPEALFSLAFPDNQRPALKAEFDRPVSEEDTVPLSHLDESPAYLPELAGPAQPFGPKGGYSY; the protein is encoded by the exons CTCAGGTACCAGACAGTGATGAACAGTTTGTTCCTGATTTCCACTCAGAAAACT TAGCTTTTCACAGCCCCACCACCAGGATCAAGAAGGAGCCCCAGAGTCCCCGCACAGACCCGGCCCTGTCCTGCAGCAGGAAGCCGCCACTCCCCTACCACCATGGCGAGCAGTGCCTTTATTCCAG TGCCTATGACCCTCCTAGACAAATCGCCATCAAGTCCCCTGCCCCTGGTGCCCCTGGACAGTCGCCCCTGCAGCCCTTTCCCCGGGCAGAACAACGGACTTTTCTGAGATCCTCTGgcacctcccagccccaccctggccatGGGTACCTTGGGGAGCAGAG CTCCGTCTTCCAGCAGCCCGTGGATATTTGCCACTCCTTCACATCCTCTCAGGGAGGGGGCCGGgaacccctccccgccccctacCAACACCAGCTGTCAGAGCCCTGCCCACCCTACCCCCAGCAGAGCTTCAAGCAGGAATACCTTGACCCCCTGTACGAACAGCTGGCCATGGGCCAGGGTGGGGTCAATGGGCACAGGTAcccaggggcgggggtggtgaTCAAACAAGAGCAGACGGACTTCGCCTACGACTCGG ATGTCCCTGGGTGTGCATCAATGTACATCCACCCAGAGGGTTTTCCTGGGCCCTCTCCAGGCGACGGGACCGTGG GCTATGGCTATGAGAAACCTGTGCGACCATTCCCAGATGATGTCTGTGTCGTCCCTGAGAAATTTGAAG GAGACATCAAGCAGGAAGGGGTTGGAGCATTCCGAGAGGGACCGCCCTACCAGCGCCGGGGTGCCTTGCAGCTGTGGCAGTTCCTGGTGGCCCTGCTAGATGACCCAACAAATGCTCACTTCATTGCCTGGACAGGCCGGGGGATGGAGTTCAAACTAATCGAGCCTGAGGAG GTTGCCAGGCTCTGGGGCATCCAGAAGAACCGGCCAGCCATGAATTACGACAAACTGAGCCGCTCGCTCCGGTACTATTATGAGAAAGGCATCATGCAGAAG gtggCTGGCGAGCGTTACGTGTACAAGTTTGTGTGCGAGCCTGAGGCCCTCTTCTCTCTGGCCTTCCCGGACAATCAGCGTCCAGCCCTCAAGGCCGAGTTTGACAGGCCAGTCAGTGAGGAGGACACAGTTCCTTTGTCCCACTTGGACGAGAGCCCCGCCTACCTCCCAGAGCtggctggccctgcccagccctttGGCCCCAAGGGTGGCTACTCCTACTAG